In Apium graveolens cultivar Ventura chromosome 10, ASM990537v1, whole genome shotgun sequence, the following are encoded in one genomic region:
- the LOC141688790 gene encoding putative mitochondrial protein ymf1, producing the protein MPQLDKFTYFTQFFWQRESLLRVSGEERSPEILISFHSSGSTSNQWRKLKNPWFPGRTLFRPSCFGTGKKKRFFAHLAHSAGPTCISYLAEEASDRLEFLPSWDSMDQDLLLLYGQYRSTFTLVDHMDVEKTSHFDELETSLFNFYLPSSYLCFMCSREELNLLNLGIPPK; encoded by the coding sequence ATGCCTCAACTGGATAAATTTACTTATTTCACACAATTCTTCTGGCAGAGGGAAAGCCTGTTACGAGTAAGTGGAGAGGAAAGATCTCCAGAGATTCTTATCTCATTCCATTCCAGCGGCTCAACCAGTAACCAATGGCGAAAACTCAAAAATCCATGGTTTCCCGGTAGAACCCTATTTCGCCCAAGTTGTTTCGGAACCGGAAAAAAGAAGCGGTTTTTCGCACATCTTGCTCATAGTGCAGGTCCCACTTGTATATCGTATTTGGCCGAAGAAGCATCAGACAGGTTGGAGTTCTTACCTTCTTGGGACTCCATGGACCAAGATCTGCTTTTATTATATGGGCAATACCGATCTACTTTCACTTTAGTAGATCATATGGATGTAGAAAAAACTTCTCATTTTGATGAATTGGAAACATCTCTTTTCAATTTCTATTTACCTAGTTCATATCTTTGTTTCATGTGTTCCCGGGAGGAATTAAATCTCTTAAATCTCGGGATACCACCTAAATAA